A window of Miscanthus floridulus cultivar M001 chromosome 12, ASM1932011v1, whole genome shotgun sequence genomic DNA:
acgatttcggatggtcgtgcggcgacatcgcgaggatcacatcgcggagatggagggatcgCGGACATCGCGGAATTTGCCATAGAGGACATAATTGGAATTTACGCCCCTACGTTGGATTTATTTAGCGTAGGGGGTTATGTGAAAATAGGTCGTGCCaccctttggagatataaatatgtggcacctagggttgagAAGGTTGAACGTTTTTGGACTCTCGGCGAGTTACTATCCACGCGTGAACAGTACCCCGTGAACGGTACTCGTGCCCTAGGGTTCCACGGTTCAGTTTTCCTCTCTCCGGTCTAGCCTAGGGTTTGAATTCTAGTGAGAGGTTTTTGTTGATCTCTCCGATTAAGAGAGGGAGGATGTTCGGgcggaggctagatgcacttttgtaagttcaattactcaatttaatctttcttctataatgattgatcttgtgcatctcgattggttctttacaattctcgtcagcatctgacatagtctgcttgttttatttttatctcaagatccgtaagtccgattgacatgattccagttgggttagtttcataatttcatctagtttaatctgacaaatttttaggtcgatcggagttacggattttcgtccacatcaggtttactaggtacatagagttctggccagatttgaaaaacgtgatttaatcaggttttgtgtttaggggaagggttagaaattatttttggcttccgcgaccattcacccccccctctggtcgcccgtttcgatccttcaattggtatcagagccggtttagGTTTTCTATACCTTAATCGGTGCTGAAAGCTATGGCGACCAATGAAAAGTTTGATGTTCGCGCtccgttttttgatgggactgatTATGATTACTGGAAGGCACGTATGACCAACTATCTCAAAGGCAAGTCGCTAAAGCTATGGAAAATCACACAAAATGCCACATATGTGATTCCAGCTGAGGAACCGACTGACGCCGCTGAGATCGGGCTTCTTGAAACAAATCATCGCGCTGTTGCTATTTTACAGGCTTCTATTTGTAAAACTGAATATGATCGGGTTTCTAGTGAAGATCTCGCTTATCAGATCTGGGAGAAACTTAGAAAATATCATGAAGGCTCAAACACTGTGAAAAACCGAAAATTTGAGATTCACCGAAAAGAGTTTGATGCTTTTTGCCAATTGCCTAGTGAGTCTATTGATGACATGTTTGCACGTTTTCAAGTGATTGTTAATAAGATGAAGGCCATGAATAGCAATATGCCTTATGATGATCATGCTAGGGCTCTCAGATTATTACATTCACTTAATGATGAATGGGATATGAAAGTTGAGGCGATCGTTGAATCTGTAGGTTATGAGACTCTCACCACTGATGAGCTTTACAGTAAGCTCAAATCAAAAGAGATCGAAATTGTTTCTAAGCGTAAATTGAAAAATCCCACAGCTGCTTCTTCTTCTGACGTTCCAATGGCTTTGGTTTCTGGAAATAAGACTAACACTAATGCTAATCCAAATGTTTCCAGTTTTGCTTTGTCTTCTTTGTGTCATGTTGCAGATGAGGAGTTGGAGGTGCTAGATGATGATCAGCTTGTACTGCTCTCCAACAAGTTTAAGCGTGTGTATGACAACAGGCGTAATAGAAGATGTTCAGATGGCTGCTTCAACTGTGGTGAGCGAGGACACTTTGCTGCTGATTGCCCAAACAAGCAGAGATCTTTTGAGTAGGGCAATAACTCCTCCAGGCGCCAGGAGAAGTtcagggagaggaagaagaagaaggataagcaaTGGAAGAAAGGCGGACAAAAATACTCTGACAAGCAAGTCGCTAAGGCTGCAAATGTTTTGTTATCTTCTCTTGGACAGTATGTTTCAGGTGGCTCGTCAGACTCCAGCGATTCAGATTCCGAGGATGAGACACCCAAGAAGAAGACAGACGGACTTTGCTTCATCACTGACGCCGGCATCAATGGTGGGATATGTACTATGGCCTTGGAGGGTGATGCATCAACCGACAGCAATGATGAAACTTCTGATGATGAGGTAGATACTTCTGCAGAACAAAGAATAGCTAATTTAACTAAAATTGTTCATAAGCAAAATAAAGTGTTGGCTAAACTTAAAACTGATTATGATAAAACTTGTGCTGAACTAGCTACTCTAAAAAATGCTGCATCTAATCCTGCTGAACCTGATGAATGTGAAGAATGCTCAATTCATATGATTTCGCTTTCTAAATTGCAAACCAAGTATTCTTCCATTGTTGATGATCGAGATAAACTTTATGCTGAACTAAATGAACTTCGTTCTTGGTCGAATTTGCTTGGTACTTGTGTTTCTTGCCCGCTTCTGAAAGTTGACTTGGATAATGCTTTATGTCGGGTAAAATTTTTTGAAGAACACACTTGTCCTGATTTGCCGGTTTGTTTAATTTGTCCAACTTTACGATCTGAATTAAATGTTGCTAAATCACATATTGTTGAGTTGGAAAAACACACTTGTCCGGTTCTTCCTTCATGCCTAACTTGTCCTAATTTTGTTGTTGAAAATAATGATTTAAGGGCCAAACTTGCTGATTTGGAAGAAGAAAATAAGCATTTGAGAACTATTCTTGGTTGGTGTTCTATTCGTGAGCCTCAAATTGGTATGGCTATTGCTCAAATTAAACGGGGTGAGCGTTTTGGTCCCGGTTATgacttgaaacatgtttttggtgaAAAAAGTGGACCACCTGTTGATGAGAAGAATCCACCTTTGGCTAAATATACTGGACCACCTCCTAGGAAGGGTTCAGGTGTCACCTCTGATGGGTTGCTAGTTGAGACATCTAGATCTGCTCCTAAAAAGcaggtttgggtgcctaagccaaAACACTTCAAGGGTGTACAAAATACTAAGCCAAATGGTTCTTCTTGTGATCATTTTGCTAAGCCTGTTTTTGTTGCTTCTAGTTCTAATGCTGAGGCTTCTTTCGCTCCTGCACGCAAGCTTTATCATTGTGATTTTTGCAGTCATGATGGTCATCTTTATGAGTTCTGTTATCGGAGGATGCGTGCTGAACGACGTGAGCAGTACCCCACACGTGGTACTCATGATCGTCGTGTTTTTAGATGTGAGCAGTACCCTGTACGTGGTACTCATAATCGTCCTGTTTTGAGACGTGAGCCATTTGTTCGCTCTTCTGGTTTTCGCTCACGTACTCATGCTCTTGCACAACATCGGAATGACAGACCACGTTTTCCCCCTCGTGGTTCTCATCGTTTTTTTGAGAACTTTGATTTTGCTAACGCTTCTTTTGAGCAAGTGGCTCAGCACTGGTTTTCATTACATTATCCTAACCCCAGTGTTGAGTCATTAGCTCACCCTCGCTCTCGTTGTTGATTGCAGGTTGGAGGCGAGGAGGACATATGGATAATGGACtccggctgttcgcgccacatgaccggagatgataaatggttctccagcctcaccCCCACGAGCGTAAAGGAAAACATCACTTTTGGGGATAAAAGTCAAGGTAAGGTAATGGCGCATGGCTGCATCAAGGTAACAGATAAATACATGTTAAAGGACGTCGCATTGGTAAAGAATTTGCATTATAATTTGCTGTCTGTTTCGCAACTTCTTGAGGATGATTTTGAGGTTCGTTTTAAGAAAGGAAATTCGCGTGTTCTTGATTCTGCTGGTAACCTTGTTTGCAAGATTTCTCCTTTTAGACGGATTTTTAAAGCTGATTTTTCTAAATCTTTTGGTGAAACTCGCTGTTTAGTTGCTCATGGTTCCCCCCTGATTTGGAAGTGGCATCGTCGGTTGGGCCACTTGAGCTTTGATTTGCTTTGTCGTTTGAGTTCATTggatttaattgatggtttaccgAAACTCAAGTTTGAAAAGGATTTGATTTGTGCTCCCTGCAAACATGGAAAAATGGTTGCTGCTTCTCATGCACCTGTGACTCAGGTGATGACGAGACGACCGGGTGAACTGTtacatatggacactgttggtccagCCCGTGTTCGGTCTGCTGGTGGGAAGTGGTATGTGCTCGTCGttgtggatgatttttctcgatATTCATGGGTGTTCTTTTTGGAATCTAAGGATGAGGCTTTCTCACATGTTCATGATCTTGTTCTGAAGCTAAAAAATGAGTTGTCAAATAATGCCGTTAGAGCAATTCGCAGTGACAACGGTACAGAATTCAAGAATTCTCGCATAAAAGCTTTTTGTTCAGAACAAGGTTTAGATCATCAGTTTTCCTCACCTTACGTTTCTCCCCAGAACGGTGTTGTTGAGCGTAAAAATCGTACGCTTGTTGAGATGGCTAGGACAATGCTTGATGAACATAAAACTCCTAGACGTTTTTGGGCTGAGGCTATTAACACCGCTTGCTATGTTGCTAATCGCATTTTTCTGAGAGCTTTTCTAGGAAAAACATCTTATGAGTTGAGATTTGGTCGACCTCCCAAAGTTTTCCACTTTCGAGTTTTtggctgcaagtgttttatattgaaaaagggaaatttggataaatttgaATCGCGTTCTTCCGATGGGTTATTTTTGGGGTATGCCTTGCAAGGGCgagcgtaccgtgtgcttaatcttggtACTAACCGCATCGATGAGACATGTGAGGTCACCTTCGACGAGACAatgccttgtttttcttctgcttTTGAGTGTGCAGGTGATGACGAGATCG
This region includes:
- the LOC136496139 gene encoding uncharacterized protein — encoded protein: MATNEKFDVRAPFFDGTDYDYWKARMTNYLKGKSLKLWKITQNATYVIPAEEPTDAAEIGLLETNHRAVAILQASICKTEYDRVSSEDLAYQIWEKLRKYHEGSNTVKNRKFEIHRKEFDAFCQLPSESIDDMFARFQVIVNKMKAMNSNMPYDDHARALRLLHSLNDEWDMKVEAIVESVGYETLTTDELYSKLKSKEIEIVSKHEELEVLDDDQLVLLSNKFKRVYDNRRNRRCSDGCFNCGGSSDSSDSDSEDETPKKKTDGLCFITDAGINGGICTMALEGDASTDSNDETSDDEVDTSAEQRIANLTKIVHKQNKVLAKLKTDYDKTCAELATLKNAASNPAEPDECEECSIHMISLSKLQTKYSSIVDDRDKLYAELNELRSWSNLLGTCVSCPLLKVDLDNALCRVGGEEDIWIMDSGCSRHMTGDDKWFSSLTPTSVKENITFGDKSQGKVMAHGCIKVTDKYMLKDVALVKNLHYNLLSVSQLLEDDFEDEAFSHVHDLVLKLKNELSNNAVRAIRSDNGTEFKNSRIKAFCSEQGDDEIGQDIFEDEKEEDGCDDDDDDDAQPAMQGEPGAQPEQAPSTTLEDGPSPTRTSTAKPTASSTVDHVPAEVEGEAISKRTAPRHIQNRHPAKNIIDVGHALSDSNWVNAMHEELENFARNQVWVLVDPPPSCKPIGTKWVFKNKQGEDGHVVRNKARLVAQGFSQKEGIDYGETFAPVARLEAIRILLAFAASRGYKLYQMDVKSAFLNGFIEEEVYVKQPPGFEHPNFPDRVFKLQKALYGLKQAPRAWQGNDTLIVQIYVDDIIFGGSSHALVKKFADVMSKEFEMSMMGELNFFLGLQIKQTSEGTFVHQGKYTKDVLKKFAMDDAKPISTPMLTSAALDADEDGEPVDQKEYRSMIGSLLYLTATRPDIHFAVCMCARFQASPRTSHRQAVKRIMSTNKFVRCGVVNALIKGEIEMPVG